From Nitrosopumilus zosterae, the proteins below share one genomic window:
- a CDS encoding pyridoxal-phosphate-dependent aminotransferase family protein, whose protein sequence is MEYLSMLPGPTNVPNRVMRAMLAPIINHRSDDFVELYTDVVEKTQQVFETQNDIVALSASGTGAVEAGVVNLVKKGDKIIIPVNGEFSNRLAQLIEGQGANVVKLQTPPGENATFDQVKEAFDNNKDVKAFYVVHNETSTGTMVNYLDKVSDLTSRNDAFYVVDSVSLLGGAQLPVDKWNIDVCMTGAQKAIAAPPGISPISVSAKAKKYMIENPPPTMYFNLARYFKYYDEEKHTPFTPALPLLYAYREALSIMLEEGLQNVFNRHKICSDALYSGLSAMGLTPFAKEEDRSISIVALNYLEGLEDKTFRNTLANKFKVLVAGGFGNLKGKVFRVGCMGEVSPYHVMRTISAISSTLAMMGYDVDAQAGLKTAEEKLKAL, encoded by the coding sequence ATGGAATATCTTTCAATGCTTCCAGGTCCAACAAATGTACCTAATAGAGTAATGAGAGCAATGCTTGCACCTATTATTAATCACAGAAGTGATGATTTTGTTGAATTATACACTGACGTAGTAGAAAAAACTCAACAAGTATTTGAAACACAAAATGATATCGTTGCTTTATCTGCATCTGGAACTGGTGCTGTTGAAGCTGGTGTTGTAAATTTAGTTAAAAAAGGTGATAAAATCATAATTCCTGTAAATGGAGAATTTAGTAACAGATTAGCACAACTAATTGAAGGACAAGGAGCTAATGTTGTTAAACTACAAACTCCACCTGGAGAAAATGCAACTTTTGATCAAGTAAAAGAAGCATTTGACAATAATAAAGATGTTAAAGCATTCTACGTTGTTCACAATGAAACTTCTACTGGTACAATGGTAAATTATCTTGATAAAGTGTCTGATTTGACATCTAGAAATGACGCATTCTATGTTGTAGATTCTGTTTCATTGCTTGGTGGTGCTCAATTACCAGTGGATAAATGGAATATTGATGTATGTATGACTGGCGCACAAAAAGCAATTGCAGCTCCACCAGGCATTTCACCAATATCTGTTAGTGCTAAAGCCAAAAAATACATGATAGAAAATCCACCACCTACAATGTATTTCAATCTAGCTAGATATTTCAAATATTATGATGAAGAGAAACATACTCCTTTTACACCTGCACTTCCATTACTTTATGCATATAGAGAAGCATTATCGATAATGCTGGAAGAGGGATTACAGAATGTCTTTAATCGCCATAAAATTTGTTCAGATGCATTATACTCTGGATTAAGCGCAATGGGTCTTACTCCATTTGCAAAAGAAGAAGACCGTTCAATCTCAATTGTTGCATTAAATTACTTGGAAGGACTTGAAGACAAAACTTTCAGAAATACACTAGCTAATAAATTCAAAGTGTTAGTTGCAGGCGGATTTGGTAATCTTAAAGGTAAAGTGTTTAGAGTTGGATGTATGGGAGAAGTTAGTCCATATCATGTAATGAGAACCATCTCTGCAATTTCATCTACATTAGCAATGATGGGATATGATGTAGATGCTCAAGCAGGACTAAAAACTGCAGAAGAAAAACTGAAAGCTCTCTAA
- a CDS encoding peptidylprolyl isomerase — MTFDKGSLILVDYTAKVKDTEEIFDTTIEEDAKKHSIYEENVKYQPKLVSIGEVSYPVLKGLDEALAKTSAGDKLTVEVTPDKGFGERDSGKVRMIPLRKLGEDAEKVSVGDTIEVDNKRGIIRFIGSGRVQIDYNHRYAGKTILFDVNVIKSLDSPNDKIDGILKNRLPVEDTKISFILKDKEVNITIPEEILRADGLQIMKHFIQLDIFKFVPTLEKVNFIETHINKQTQEKKVEKTPEKIEKTPEQKTA; from the coding sequence TTGACTTTCGATAAAGGATCATTAATTCTAGTAGACTATACTGCAAAAGTAAAAGACACTGAAGAAATATTTGATACCACTATTGAAGAAGATGCAAAAAAACATTCTATCTATGAAGAAAATGTAAAATATCAACCAAAATTGGTTTCAATTGGAGAAGTTAGTTATCCTGTTCTAAAAGGATTAGATGAAGCACTTGCAAAAACATCAGCTGGTGACAAACTAACAGTTGAAGTTACACCGGACAAAGGTTTCGGTGAAAGAGATTCTGGAAAAGTTAGAATGATTCCACTTAGAAAACTAGGTGAAGATGCAGAGAAAGTTTCCGTTGGTGATACAATAGAAGTTGATAATAAAAGAGGAATTATCCGTTTTATTGGATCTGGTAGAGTACAAATCGACTACAACCACAGATATGCAGGAAAAACTATCTTATTTGATGTAAATGTAATAAAGTCTCTTGATTCTCCAAATGACAAAATTGATGGAATTCTCAAAAATAGATTACCTGTTGAGGATACAAAAATTTCATTTATTTTGAAGGACAAAGAAGTGAACATCACAATTCCTGAAGAAATTTTACGTGCTGATGGATTACAAATTATGAAACATTTCATTCAATTAGATATTTTCAAGTTTGTTCCAACTCTGGAAAAAGTGAACTTCATTGAAACCCATATAAATAAACAAACTCAGGAAAAGAAAGTAGAAAAAACTCCTGAAAAAATAGAAAAAACACCTGAACAAAAAACAGCTTAA
- a CDS encoding sn-glycerol-1-phosphate dehydrogenase, whose protein sequence is MTKNQDRMQSHTMELPRQIVVGEKNISEFGGFLHNLTKPKKVSLISGIHVKKILKEKIEKSLKSKKIQFVWHLSKDNQISSLNKIEKDVKKDHSDIVAGIGGGRSVDAAKMVSFNLDIPFVSVPTAASHDGMASPFVSVKTDKPHSIVASAPLGVFVDIDIIKKAPTRLLSSGCGDLIANIIAVKDWQLGHEKTGEYYGRYSADLALMSANIVIENSRKYAKNGLDARVIVEALISAGVASCIAGSSRPCSGAEHLFSHALDKIAPGKGLHGEKCGLGSIMISKLQGQDWRKIAKALKDLGAPITARQIGLKEEQIIDALIIAQELRPERYTILKEIEMTERKAMNLAKSTKVI, encoded by the coding sequence ATGACAAAAAATCAGGATCGCATGCAATCACATACTATGGAATTGCCAAGACAAATTGTGGTAGGTGAAAAAAATATCTCTGAATTTGGGGGTTTTCTCCATAACCTCACTAAACCAAAGAAAGTATCACTCATTTCAGGAATTCATGTAAAAAAAATTCTTAAAGAAAAAATTGAAAAATCACTAAAATCAAAAAAAATTCAATTCGTATGGCATTTATCAAAAGATAATCAAATTTCTAGTCTAAATAAAATTGAAAAAGATGTCAAAAAAGATCATTCCGATATAGTTGCTGGAATTGGAGGAGGTCGCTCTGTAGATGCTGCAAAAATGGTTTCTTTTAATTTAGACATCCCATTTGTCAGCGTACCAACTGCAGCATCACATGATGGAATGGCAAGTCCATTTGTTTCAGTAAAAACAGACAAACCACATTCAATTGTTGCCAGCGCACCTTTGGGAGTTTTTGTAGATATTGATATTATAAAAAAAGCACCTACCAGATTGCTTTCAAGTGGATGCGGTGATTTGATTGCAAACATAATTGCAGTAAAGGATTGGCAATTAGGTCATGAAAAAACTGGTGAATATTACGGTAGATATTCAGCAGATTTAGCATTAATGAGTGCAAATATTGTGATAGAAAATTCAAGGAAATATGCCAAAAACGGATTAGATGCAAGAGTGATTGTAGAAGCTCTGATTAGTGCAGGAGTTGCATCATGTATTGCAGGTAGTAGTAGACCATGTTCTGGTGCAGAGCACCTTTTTTCTCATGCATTAGATAAGATTGCACCAGGAAAAGGATTACATGGTGAAAAGTGTGGATTGGGTTCAATCATGATTTCAAAACTTCAAGGACAGGATTGGAGAAAAATTGCAAAGGCTCTCAAAGATCTTGGCGCCCCTATAACTGCAAGACAAATCGGTTTGAAAGAAGAACAAATCATTGATGCATTAATAATTGCACAAGAATTAAGACCTGAAAGATACACAATTCTCAAAGAGATTGAAATGACAGAAAGAAAAGCAATGAATCTTGCAAAGAGTACTAAAGTAATTTAA
- the psmB gene encoding archaeal proteasome endopeptidase complex subunit beta: MSNNVEEKILHGTTTVGIKAKDGVVLCADMRASAGYFIANNNTMKIQKIDLHAGLTLAGGVADAQNIVDILRYHANLHRVEKQGPISIHSLSRLCSLIFHQNRGYPFMADILVGGYDANGPALFNIDMFGSVEKKSYVTTGSGSPVAYGLLEEEYREDLTVEEAKKIALRAVKAAIVRNIGTGDGINIAIMDKDGFRLLTDEQKKAVIEL; the protein is encoded by the coding sequence TTGTCAAATAATGTTGAAGAAAAAATTCTGCACGGGACTACCACTGTAGGTATCAAGGCTAAAGATGGTGTTGTCTTATGTGCCGATATGAGAGCTAGTGCCGGCTATTTTATTGCAAATAACAATACCATGAAAATCCAAAAAATTGACTTACATGCAGGATTGACTCTCGCTGGGGGCGTTGCAGACGCTCAAAATATTGTTGATATTTTACGTTATCATGCAAATCTCCACAGAGTTGAAAAACAAGGCCCAATTTCTATTCATTCACTTTCCAGACTTTGTTCATTGATATTTCATCAAAATAGAGGCTATCCATTTATGGCTGACATTTTAGTTGGTGGTTATGATGCAAATGGTCCTGCTTTATTTAATATTGATATGTTTGGCTCAGTTGAAAAAAAATCATATGTTACAACTGGTAGCGGCTCACCAGTAGCTTATGGTTTGCTTGAAGAAGAATATAGAGAAGATCTCACAGTTGAAGAAGCTAAAAAAATAGCTCTACGAGCTGTTAAAGCCGCAATTGTTAGAAACATCGGAACAGGCGATGGAATTAACATCGCAATAATGGATAAAGACGGATTCCGTCTTTTGACCGATGAACAAAAGAAAGCAGTTATCGAACTTTAG
- a CDS encoding beta-CASP ribonuclease aCPSF1 — translation MQRKQQQKELPPSSQNIMATILQSIPKEASVTKIEYEGPRIALYTNAPRYLMENNETISNLVNIIKKRIVVRTDESIRKPEDEARRIIAECVPEEAKLQGTIFDTATGEVSVEAKRPWLLQRNAKEFNHAEVTEKMGWKLRIRKATTIPSRTIQTINATLKQSSAERSKQLKQVGDEIFRPRLSQRTEVSLYTLGGFGQVGRSSLLLSTPESKILIDCGINPGARSPMDAFPRLDSLDITLDDLDAIVIGHAHLDHTGFLPALCKYGYKGPIYCTEPTLPMMNLIQLDAIKVASAQGRTPIYSERDVKQIMRQTITLPYGTVTDISPDIKLVLANAGHILGSALCHFHIGNGDHNFVYSGDIKFGKSILFEAASWNFPRVETLLIESTYGLKEDIQPTRQEVESAFINAVNNTLADGGKVLIPIPAVGRAQEIMMVIDHYMKSGEMIEAPVFTEGMISEASAIHESYPEYLAKELKQKILETDDNPFDSEYFTNIEHGDAREEPMRENSPCIILATSGMLEGGPVLEYFKNIAPDKKNKVLFVSYQVNGTLGRRVLDGSKQATMLGKEGKVEVVTINCGVEKLDGFSGHSDYNQLMSFVQRLRPKLRRVLVNHGERKKSENLAMNIRRMYRVPAHYPQIQEAIKLF, via the coding sequence ATGCAAAGAAAACAACAACAAAAAGAATTACCTCCTAGTAGCCAGAATATAATGGCAACCATACTGCAAAGTATACCAAAAGAGGCAAGTGTAACAAAAATCGAATACGAAGGACCACGAATTGCTCTTTATACAAACGCTCCTAGATATCTTATGGAAAATAATGAAACAATTTCAAACCTTGTAAATATTATCAAAAAAAGAATTGTTGTAAGAACTGATGAGTCAATTAGAAAACCTGAAGATGAAGCTAGACGAATTATCGCAGAATGTGTTCCAGAGGAAGCAAAACTACAAGGAACAATCTTTGATACTGCAACCGGTGAAGTTTCAGTTGAAGCAAAGAGACCATGGTTACTACAAAGAAACGCAAAAGAGTTCAATCATGCTGAAGTCACCGAAAAAATGGGCTGGAAATTGCGTATTAGAAAAGCAACTACTATACCTTCACGAACAATTCAAACAATTAATGCAACTCTGAAGCAATCTTCTGCTGAGAGAAGCAAACAACTCAAACAAGTAGGCGATGAAATTTTTAGACCCAGACTGTCTCAAAGAACTGAAGTTTCACTTTATACTTTAGGCGGGTTTGGTCAAGTTGGAAGATCCTCCTTATTACTATCTACCCCTGAAAGTAAGATCTTAATTGATTGTGGGATTAATCCCGGTGCTCGCTCTCCAATGGATGCTTTTCCTAGACTGGATTCTCTAGATATTACCCTTGATGATCTTGATGCAATCGTAATTGGACATGCACACTTGGATCATACAGGATTTTTACCGGCTTTATGCAAATATGGCTATAAAGGTCCAATCTATTGTACTGAACCAACTCTTCCTATGATGAATCTCATTCAATTAGATGCAATCAAAGTAGCTTCTGCTCAAGGCAGAACTCCAATTTATTCAGAAAGAGATGTAAAACAAATAATGAGACAGACTATCACTCTCCCCTATGGAACTGTAACTGATATTTCTCCTGATATCAAACTAGTTCTTGCAAATGCAGGCCACATACTAGGTTCTGCTTTATGTCATTTTCATATTGGAAATGGTGATCATAACTTTGTTTATTCCGGTGATATCAAATTTGGAAAAAGTATTTTGTTTGAAGCTGCTAGTTGGAATTTCCCAAGAGTAGAAACATTATTGATCGAAAGTACATACGGACTAAAAGAAGATATACAACCAACCAGACAAGAGGTAGAATCCGCTTTCATTAATGCAGTTAACAATACATTAGCTGATGGAGGCAAAGTTCTAATTCCAATTCCTGCTGTTGGACGTGCCCAAGAGATAATGATGGTAATTGATCATTATATGAAATCAGGAGAAATGATTGAAGCTCCAGTATTTACAGAAGGAATGATCTCTGAGGCATCTGCAATTCATGAATCATATCCTGAATATCTTGCAAAAGAACTAAAACAAAAGATCTTAGAGACTGATGACAATCCATTTGATTCAGAATATTTCACTAATATTGAACATGGAGATGCCAGAGAGGAACCAATGAGAGAAAATTCACCATGTATTATTTTAGCAACATCAGGAATGTTGGAAGGTGGGCCTGTTTTAGAATATTTCAAAAATATTGCACCTGACAAGAAAAATAAAGTATTATTTGTTTCATATCAAGTTAATGGAACTTTAGGAAGAAGAGTTCTTGATGGTTCCAAACAAGCAACTATGTTGGGAAAAGAAGGTAAAGTTGAAGTTGTTACAATCAATTGTGGTGTAGAAAAACTAGATGGTTTCAGTGGTCATAGTGATTATAATCAACTAATGTCATTTGTACAAAGATTGAGACCAAAACTTCGAAGAGTCCTTGTTAATCACGGAGAACGTAAGAAATCAGAAAATCTTGCAATGAATATTAGGCGAATGTACAGAGTACCTGCCCATTATCCTCAAATTCAAGAAGCAATTAAATTATTTTAA
- the sepF gene encoding cell division protein SepF, whose amino-acid sequence MQKQESPTYLKAITIRDISDVHSIKEDIKKEMILILRVTPLAQKDVEQLRKVVEELYSIAKAADADIARLGEERIIVAPSNIKIWKPEYDLK is encoded by the coding sequence ATGCAAAAACAAGAAAGCCCCACATATCTAAAAGCTATAACCATTAGAGACATTAGTGATGTTCATTCCATAAAAGAAGACATCAAAAAAGAAATGATTTTGATTTTGAGAGTTACGCCATTAGCTCAGAAAGATGTAGAGCAATTAAGAAAGGTTGTTGAAGAATTGTATTCTATTGCAAAAGCTGCTGATGCAGATATTGCAAGATTAGGAGAAGAAAGAATTATTGTTGCTCCATCTAACATAAAAATTTGGAAACCAGAATACGATTTAAAATAA
- a CDS encoding DUF814 domain-containing protein, with protein MTEEKEKKKVVALLSGGLDSQLAVRMMQEQGFDVSAVAIKTPFCDFDCGRGCGFEIRERADDLNVNLKTVYLGDEYIEMLKHPKHGIGAGFNPCVDCRTMMFDAAKKYMEEIGAEFIISGEVLGQRPMSQHAPALRIIEKESGLIGKIVRPLSAGLLPETDPEKEGLIKRENLGMIKGRTRRNQLEMAKKYGIENPPNAGGGCLLTEPQFGIKAKDLFEHVETPTINDIDLLKIGRHFRLDEETKFVVGRNKDENEMIKAIALPGDILLEAKDHLGPISILRGKNAKDHVEFAASVTLRYSDAPKDQDCIVTVKNENLTEEINSQCAEEQSYIKFRM; from the coding sequence GTGACAGAAGAAAAAGAAAAGAAAAAAGTAGTTGCTTTGTTATCTGGAGGTCTAGATAGCCAGCTTGCAGTGCGTATGATGCAAGAGCAAGGATTTGATGTTTCAGCTGTTGCAATAAAGACTCCTTTTTGTGATTTTGATTGTGGGAGAGGGTGCGGTTTTGAAATTAGAGAAAGAGCTGATGATCTAAATGTTAATTTAAAGACTGTTTATCTTGGTGATGAGTACATTGAGATGTTAAAACATCCAAAACATGGAATTGGTGCGGGTTTTAATCCATGTGTTGATTGTAGAACTATGATGTTTGATGCTGCAAAAAAATACATGGAGGAGATCGGTGCAGAATTTATCATATCCGGAGAAGTTTTAGGACAACGTCCAATGAGTCAACATGCACCTGCATTAAGAATTATTGAAAAAGAATCAGGATTGATTGGAAAAATAGTAAGACCACTTTCTGCCGGATTACTTCCAGAAACAGATCCTGAAAAAGAAGGATTGATCAAAAGGGAAAATCTCGGAATGATAAAAGGTAGAACAAGAAGAAATCAATTAGAAATGGCAAAAAAATATGGAATTGAAAATCCACCTAATGCAGGTGGGGGTTGTTTGTTAACAGAACCACAATTTGGAATTAAAGCTAAAGACTTGTTTGAACATGTTGAAACTCCAACAATCAACGATATTGATTTGTTGAAAATTGGAAGACATTTTAGATTAGATGAAGAAACAAAATTTGTTGTTGGAAGAAACAAAGATGAAAATGAAATGATCAAAGCAATTGCATTACCAGGAGATATTTTGCTTGAAGCCAAAGATCATCTAGGACCCATTTCAATTTTACGTGGAAAAAATGCAAAAGATCATGTAGAATTTGCAGCATCTGTAACACTAAGATATTCAGATGCACCAAAAGATCAAGATTGTATTGTAACCGTGAAAAATGAGAATTTAACTGAGGAAATTAATTCCCAATGTGCAGAAGAGCAATCTTATATTAAATTCAGAATGTAG
- a CDS encoding M24 family metallopeptidase produces the protein MKQRRKNLLKFAQKIDCDTLVTFEPENLFYMTGFWGEAIGLLEKNGKTTIIAPELEVGRAQEESEDCDVITAERGTGLISSLIQKIKKNQVCTDCQNYSVMMSLKKSIPKITSSTEPFYNSRIIKDEKEIQILKKASKIIDEMFNLCSKKMKIGQKESELQTILMTYAMEQEMFDTGYKSTLNPLIIAGGPNGALPHAQVTQRKFKNGDLIVTDLTLRYKGYVSDATRTFAIGKISQQANEAYEIVKESQKLGIKAVKPNAYCKDVDFACRQYIEEKNYGQYFIHSTGHGIGLEVHELPTISYKSETKLQKNMAITVEPGIYIANKFGIRIEDSLIVNEKPIVMHKFTKDLVQI, from the coding sequence ATGAAGCAACGAAGAAAAAATCTTTTAAAATTTGCTCAAAAAATTGATTGTGATACACTAGTTACATTTGAGCCTGAAAATCTGTTCTATATGACTGGATTTTGGGGAGAAGCAATAGGATTACTAGAGAAAAATGGTAAAACCACGATAATTGCTCCAGAATTAGAAGTAGGTAGAGCACAAGAAGAATCTGAAGACTGTGATGTAATCACAGCAGAAAGAGGCACTGGTTTAATATCCTCTTTAATTCAAAAAATCAAAAAAAATCAAGTTTGTACTGATTGTCAGAATTATTCTGTTATGATGTCTCTTAAAAAATCCATTCCAAAAATTACATCATCTACAGAACCATTTTATAATTCACGTATAATCAAAGACGAAAAAGAAATTCAAATTCTCAAAAAAGCATCTAAAATAATAGATGAAATGTTCAATCTATGCTCAAAAAAGATGAAAATAGGTCAAAAGGAATCCGAATTGCAAACAATTCTGATGACATATGCAATGGAACAAGAAATGTTTGACACTGGTTACAAATCTACATTAAATCCTCTGATAATAGCTGGAGGTCCAAATGGTGCACTTCCTCATGCACAAGTAACACAAAGAAAATTCAAAAACGGCGATTTGATAGTAACTGATCTTACTTTGCGATACAAAGGATATGTTTCTGATGCGACTAGAACATTTGCAATTGGAAAAATTTCACAACAAGCAAATGAAGCATATGAAATTGTCAAGGAATCACAAAAACTTGGTATTAAAGCTGTAAAACCTAATGCATACTGTAAAGATGTTGATTTTGCTTGTAGACAATACATTGAAGAAAAAAATTATGGTCAATACTTTATTCATTCTACTGGTCATGGAATTGGATTAGAAGTTCATGAGCTTCCAACAATTTCTTACAAAAGTGAAACAAAATTACAAAAGAATATGGCAATTACTGTTGAACCTGGAATCTATATTGCAAATAAATTCGGAATTCGTATAGAAGACTCATTGATAGTAAATGAAAAACCAATTGTAATGCATAAATTTACTAAAGATTTAGTACAGATTTGA
- a CDS encoding class I SAM-dependent methyltransferase, with the protein MSLLKSLEYKKRNITVWNEVAPRYHKRWASVSKGPFQSTTKLIELVEINKGDSVLDIACGTGVVTKNIRKKVGNSGYVVGVDTSSTAIKIAEKWSGKKSNVDFLNIDAENFNFSKKFDIITCQYALFFFPNADKALKNMKNSLKESGKIGISVHGRGDKVPFFSNILDSVKEFIPEYVPPGSPNLDRYGTKSALSTEISKAGFSEISVKEFIFHYSPGKFTDYWDNYIKYIAKPLKEKLNELDYSKRKELKQVVKEKTLQYTKKNGKILFPWQVLILTAKH; encoded by the coding sequence TTGTCTTTGTTAAAATCACTTGAGTACAAAAAAAGAAACATTACAGTATGGAACGAAGTAGCACCACGTTACCATAAAAGATGGGCAAGTGTTAGTAAAGGACCATTCCAAAGTACAACTAAATTAATAGAATTAGTGGAAATTAACAAAGGAGATTCAGTACTTGATATAGCATGTGGAACTGGTGTTGTTACAAAAAATATTAGAAAAAAAGTAGGAAATTCAGGATATGTAGTAGGTGTAGATACTTCAAGCACTGCAATCAAAATTGCAGAAAAATGGAGTGGAAAAAAATCAAATGTAGATTTTCTAAATATTGATGCGGAAAATTTTAACTTTTCAAAGAAATTTGATATCATTACATGTCAATATGCATTGTTTTTCTTTCCAAATGCTGATAAAGCATTAAAAAATATGAAAAATAGCCTCAAAGAATCAGGAAAAATAGGAATATCCGTTCATGGTAGAGGAGATAAAGTTCCATTTTTTAGCAATATTTTAGATTCAGTAAAAGAATTCATCCCTGAATATGTTCCACCAGGATCTCCAAATCTTGATAGATATGGCACAAAATCTGCATTAAGCACAGAAATTAGTAAGGCAGGATTCTCAGAAATTTCAGTTAAAGAATTTATTTTTCATTACAGTCCTGGAAAATTTACAGATTATTGGGATAATTATATCAAATACATTGCAAAACCACTAAAAGAGAAGTTAAATGAATTAGATTATTCAAAAAGAAAAGAATTGAAACAGGTTGTAAAAGAGAAGACATTACAATATACAAAGAAAAATGGAAAAATTCTATTTCCTTGGCAAGTTTTAATTTTAACTGCAAAACACTGA
- the coaBC gene encoding bifunctional phosphopantothenoylcysteine decarboxylase/phosphopantothenate--cysteine ligase CoaBC, which yields MSKLVVKKIKKKDHPSLDIVTSKGVELIGKKIVLCVAGSVAAYKAIELARLLMRHGADVTCVTSNAVTKLIQPDYFKWATGNEVITKLTGELEHIRLADYKQSDLVIVYPATANTLGKLANGIDDTPVSTVLTVGFGSKIPILMCLAMHESMYDNLAVKKNIEFLKNKIQFVNPQMVEGKAKAPEPEDVLEIVLKKFGFSSVLKNKKILITAGPTLEYIDPVRVITNISSGKTGVLLASELISAGAKVTIVYGPGNQKPSKGAKVINVTTSKEMFDITKKELKKKFDVVIMAAAASDYTPESVSKSKIKSDKKCLTIRLKKVPKIIEQVKKLQKDTLLVGFKAESNITKSALIKSAQKKMKDVNADIMIANDIGSKYQKNPDRNQILIIDNNKIKSSGWKQKEKIVKLIRKEIEQKLK from the coding sequence GTGAGCAAATTGGTAGTTAAGAAAATAAAGAAAAAAGATCATCCATCACTTGATATAGTTACTTCAAAAGGTGTTGAGCTTATAGGGAAAAAAATAGTTCTTTGTGTTGCAGGTAGTGTTGCAGCATACAAAGCAATTGAATTAGCAAGATTACTAATGAGACATGGTGCTGATGTAACATGTGTTACGAGTAATGCGGTAACTAAATTGATACAACCAGATTATTTTAAGTGGGCTACTGGAAATGAAGTAATAACAAAACTTACTGGTGAATTAGAACATATTAGATTAGCAGATTATAAACAATCAGATTTAGTGATTGTATATCCTGCAACAGCAAATACACTTGGTAAACTTGCAAATGGAATTGATGATACTCCAGTTTCAACAGTGCTTACTGTAGGATTTGGATCCAAAATTCCAATTCTGATGTGTTTAGCAATGCATGAATCAATGTATGATAACTTGGCAGTTAAGAAAAATATTGAATTTCTAAAAAATAAAATTCAATTCGTTAATCCCCAAATGGTTGAAGGAAAAGCAAAAGCACCAGAACCAGAGGATGTTTTAGAGATAGTGTTGAAAAAATTTGGATTTTCATCAGTTTTAAAAAATAAAAAAATACTGATTACTGCAGGTCCTACATTAGAATACATTGATCCTGTAAGAGTAATTACAAATATTAGTTCAGGAAAAACTGGAGTTCTTTTAGCATCTGAATTGATTTCTGCTGGAGCAAAAGTCACTATTGTTTACGGACCAGGAAATCAAAAACCTTCTAAAGGTGCAAAAGTTATCAACGTTACAACAAGTAAAGAGATGTTTGATATAACTAAAAAAGAATTAAAGAAAAAATTTGATGTTGTTATTATGGCGGCAGCTGCATCAGACTACACTCCAGAAAGTGTATCAAAATCCAAAATTAAAAGTGATAAAAAATGCCTTACAATCAGGCTCAAAAAAGTGCCTAAAATAATTGAACAAGTAAAAAAATTGCAAAAAGATACACTGTTGGTTGGATTCAAAGCAGAATCTAATATAACAAAAAGTGCATTAATCAAATCAGCTCAAAAAAAGATGAAAGATGTTAATGCAGACATTATGATTGCAAATGATATTGGTAGCAAATATCAAAAAAACCCTGATCGTAATCAGATCTTAATTATAGATAATAATAAAATAAAATCATCAGGTTGGAAACAAAAAGAAAAGATTGTTAAATTAATTAGAAAAGAAATTGAACAGAAACTAAAATGA